In Metarhizium brunneum chromosome 3, complete sequence, a genomic segment contains:
- the mdr1_1 gene encoding ABC multidrug transporter mdr1: MTDTIGVQPVAGQNPLSINAASEKHTLVDMGDEKTDRKGPGEAKEDHGGYMRIFTYAGRAEYIILGVATFAAIASGAAIALQNLVFGRFVTVLTDFTSGKSTGADMRRDSSTLALYFVYIGIGRFVLSYTYNSLLTYNAYRIVRNIRYAYLKAALSQEIAFFDLGTGGSISTQATTNGRLIQGGISEKLGLTFQGLSAFVTGFIVAFATNWKLTLITLCIAPATIVVMAVTGIIEAGLETKILDIYAQANSFAEGVLASARTVHAFEMRSRLVNKFDEYLIEAHRVGNKISPLFGILFSSEYCIIYLGFGLAFWQGVHMLGRGEIQSSGEVFTVLLSVVIAAVSLTSLAPYFIEFTRAASGAAQLFTLIDRQSAIDPFDESGEKPSDVVGHIELENATFSYPSRPGTNVLDAFTLDIPSGKVTALVGQSGSGKSTIIGLIERWYNLTSGSIKLDGREIKDLNINWLRKNVRLVQQEPVLFQGSVFENIAYGLIGTEWQDAPKEVQLEKIKEAAKMAFADDFITELPDGYDTQIGQRGGLLSGGQKQRVAIARSIVSQPKVLLLDEATSALDPHAEGVVQQALDRASKGRTTIVIAHKLATIRKADNIVVMKAGRIVEQGTHESLLAEDGAYAQLVKIQNLTLKPSESDSESDDTDDEVTAGDPADLAKPMSKIATRDRARMEMRKDRDDYDKHKQLGFITVIFRLVKESPELRWTYLLVFLGCAGASAAFPGQALLLANVTNVFTLTGSAMVDRGNFFAAMFIVLAVGCFISYFILGYTTNIVAQTLSHRFRRQTFNDMLRQDLQFFDRTENNTGALASRVDSNPQAILELMGFNVGLILIAVLNVLACSILGIAYSWKLGLVVVLAGLPPFVGSGWFKIRFDAKLDRAISKRNSNSAAIASEAVTAIRTVSSLAIEESVLDKYLTELEHAVSGSVKPLFSMMVWFALTQSIEYWFMALGFWYGCRLVSFREISMFDFFVTFMGVFFSGQATTQLFQFSTSMTKGKNAANYIFWLHELQPTVQETTENQDKGPKSGGPIVLDHARFSYPLRPDTQVLRGVDLEIRKGQFAAFVGASGCGKSTMIAMLERFYDPSTGNIYIDGDDLTTLNPRLYRKMVSLVQQEPTLFQGSIRENIALGIDDPSPSSSPKPPTTVGTTVADAQIEAALRSANAWDFVSSLPDGLSTAAGSNGTQLSGGQRQRIAIARSLIRNPKVLLLDEATSALDTESEKIVQSALAEAAQEGDRITIAVAHRLSTIKDADVICVFYGGKIVEMGTHEELLAQGGMYKKMCEAQSLD, from the exons ATGACTGATACAATTGGTGTGCAGCCTGTTGCAGGCCAGAATCCGCTGTCGATAAATGCGGCATCAGAGAAACACACGCTTGTTGACATGGGCGATGAGAAGACTGACCGGAAAGGTCCTGgagaggccaaggaggatcATGGCGGATACATG AGAATCTTTACGTATGCTGGCAGGGCTGAGTACATCATCCTCGGCGTTGCAACCTTTGCCGCTATTGCGTCTGGAGCTGCCATAGCTCTTCAAAATTTAGTTTTTGGTCGATTCGTTACAGTATTGACTGATTTCACGTCTGGAAAGTCTACGGGTGCAGATATGCGAAGGGACTCCTCGACATTGGC GTTATATTTCGTCTATATAGGAATAGGACGTTTCGTCCTTTCCTACACATACAACTCCCTTCTGACATACAACGCTTATCGGATCGTTCGAAATATTCGTTATGCGTACCTCAAGGCTGCCCTAAGTCAGGAAATTGCCTTTTTCGATCTCGGCACTGGCGGCTCTATATCAACGCAGGCCACCACAAACGGCCGTCTTATCCAGGGCGGCATCTCGGAAAAGCTTGGATTGACCTTCCAGGGCCTGTCGGCTTTCGTAACCGGCTTTATCGTTGCGTTTGCCACAAACTGGAAGCTAACCCTCATTACGCTGTGCATTGCTCCGGCTACTATTGTTGTCATGGCAGTGACGGGCATCATCGAGGCTGGTCTGGAAACCAAGATACTTGACATTTATGCACAGGCTAATTCGTTTGCGGAGGGTGTGCTGGCCAGCGCACGTACCGTTCATGCTTTTGAGATGAGGTCGCGCTTGGTGAACAAGTTTGACGAGTATCTCATCGAAGCGCACCGAGTGGGCAATAAAATCTCCCCGCTGTTCGGAATACTGTTCTCGTCCGAGTACTGCATCATCTATCTTGGCTTTGGACTTGCATTTTGGCAGGGTGTCCATATGCTTGGGAGAGGAGAGATCCAGTCTAGTGGTGAAGTCTTCAC TGTGCTTCTTTCTGTTGTCATTGCCGCTGTTAGCCTGACTTCCCTTGCACCTTACTTTATCGAGTTTACGCGAGCTGCCTCTGGGGCCGCGCAACTTTTCACTCTTATCGACCGACAATCTGCAATTGATCCGTTTGACGAGTCTGGCGAGAAACCATCGGACGTGGTGGGGCACATTGAGCTTGAAAATGCTACGTTTTCATATCCATCTCGCCCGGGGACCAATGTTCTCGATGCCTTTACCCTTGATATACCTTCAGGCAAAGTTACTGCTCTTGTG GGACAAAGTGGCTCAGGAAAAAGTACTATTATTGGCCTCATTGAGAGATGGTATAATTTGACTTCAGGTAGCATCAAGCTTGATGGCCGAGAAATTAAGGATCTGAACATCAATTGGCTGCGGAAGAATGTTCGGCTCGTACAACAG GAACCTGTCTTATTTCAAGGCTCAGTTTTTGAGAATATTGCCTATGGACTAATCGGCACGGAATGGCAAGACGCCCCAAAAGAAGTCCAGCTGGAGAAGATCAaagaagctgccaagatgGCTTTTGCAGACGACTTCATCACTGAGCTTCCCGATGGATATGACACCCAAATCGGTCAGCGCGGAGGACTGCTATCCGGTGGGCAGAAGCAACGTGTTGCCATTGCAAGAAGCATTGTGTCGCAGCCAAAAGTGCTGCTACTTGACGAGGCTACCAGCGCATTGGATCCCCATGCCGAAGGCGTAGTGCAACAGGCCTTGGACCGAGCATCCAAGGGTCGAACAACTATAGTTATTGCCCACAAGCTTGCGACCATTCGCAAAGCGGACAACATCGTCGTCATGAAGGCGGGACGCATCGTTGAGCAGGGTACACACGAATCGCTGCTAGCTGAGGATGGTGCTTACGCTCAGCTGGTCAAAATTCAAAACCTGACACTCAAGCCTTCGGAATCTGACTCGGAAAGCGACGATACAGACGACGAGGTAACTGCTGGCGATCCGGCTGACCTCGCAAAACCTATGAGTAAGATAGCGACTCGAGATCGAGCACGAATGGAGATGCGAAAAGATCGCGACGACTATGACAAGCATAAACAGCTTGGGTTTATCACCGTAATATTTCGCCTCGTAAAAGAGTCCCCTGAGCTACGATGGACATATTTACTTGTTTTCCTCGGCTGTGCCGGTGCTT CTGCTGCATTCCCTGGACAGGCTCTGCTTCTTGCCAACGTCACAAATGTTTTTACCTTAACTGGTTCGGCAATGGTTGACAGAGGCAACTTTTTCGCCGCCATGTTTATTGTACTAGCCGTGGGTTGCTTTATCTCTTACTTTATTCTTGGGTACACTACCAATATTGTCGCTCAG ACACTCTCTCATAGGTTTCGGAGGCAAACCTTCAACGACATGCTACGGCAAGATCTCCAATTCTTTGACCGCACAGAGAACAACACTGGTGCTCTTGCAAGCCGCGTCGACTCCAACCCACAAGCCATCCTCGAACTTatgggcttcaatgttggtctcATTCTTATTGCCGTACTGAATGTTCTTGCCTGTAGTATCCTGGGCATCGCTTATAGCTGGAAGCTGGGTCTAGTAGTCGTGCTAGCTGGGCTTCCGCCGTTCGTCGGCTCTGGATGGTTCAAGATTCGCTTTGACGCAAAGCTGGATAGGGCAATCTCAAAGCGCAACTCCAATAGCGCGGCAATTGCATCAGAGGCCGTAACGGCTATTCGGACTGTATCCTCATTGGCGATTGAAGAGTCCGTTTTGGACAAGTACTTGACTGAGCTCGAGCATGCGGTCAGTGGATCCGTTAAGCCGTTGTTTAGCATGATGGTTTGGTTTGCTTTGACACAGTCGATTGAGTACTGGTTCATGGCGCTGGGATTTTG GTACGGATGTCGGCTTGTGTCGTTTAGGGAAATCTCCATGTTTGACTTTTTTGTTACGTTTATGGGTGTCTTCTTTTCCGGGCAAGCTACCACACAATTGTTCCAATTCTCGACCA GCATGACAAAGGGCAAGAATGCCGCCAACTACATCTTTTGGCTACATGAATTACAGCCCACTGTTCAAGAAACAACCGAAAACCAGGACAAGGGGCCCAAGTCTGGCGGTCCTATTGTTCTGGATCACGCTCGCTTTTCGTACCCCCTGCGACCAGATACCCAAGTACTGCGAGGAGTTGATCTTGAG ATCAGAAAAGGCCAGTTTGCTGCGTTTGTAGGCGCTTCAGGCTGTGGTAAATCCACCATGATTGCCATGCTCGAGCGATTCTACGACCCATCCACCGGCAACATCTACATAGATGGTGACGATTTGACGACCCTCAACCCTCGCCTATACCGAAAAATGGTATCTCTCGTACAACAAGAACCAACGCTTTTCCAAGGAAGCATCCGAGAAAACATTGCCCTTGGCATCGACGACCCCTCCCCGAGCTCTTCACCGAAACCCCCCACAACCGTCGGCACCACCGTCGCCGATGCCCAAATTGAAGCCGCTCTCCGCTCCGCCAATGCCTGGGACTTTGTCTCCTCCCTGCCCGACGGCCTGTCCACGGCTGCCGGCTCAAACGGCACTCAGCTATCCGGCGGCCAGCGACAACGCATCGCCATTGCGCGGTCGCTCATCCGAAATCCCAAAGTCCTGCTGCTGGACGAGGCAACAAGTGCTCTTGACACGGAGAGCGAAAAAATTGTACAGAGTGCTCTCGCTGAAGCAGCCCAAGAAGGGGACCGAATCACAATCGCAGTTGCCCACCGGTTGTCAACTATCAAGGATGCGGATGTGATTTGCGTCTTTTACGGGGGAAAGATTGTCGAAATGGGGACGCATGAGGAGCTGCTTGCCCAGGGGGGCATGTATAAAAAGATGTGTGAGGCCCAGAGCCTCGACTAA
- the QDOI_0 gene encoding Quercetin 2,3-dioxygenase translates to MGFTRFLIFALAAATAESTCSSTGKNQSIIVHEAPQTIRPYVMPKYKGRAVLLSKTEVVRFAITANSSDGAFSMIQHNGKLTGYASARFHTHRHVHEHVYCARGRVELWAQKNTTDSIQEARVATLGDYGNLPIGSIHTFQLIDPDTQLTHIFHPAGFEHLFDFYSVGDFESLGVGTPYVPHIEDEAPFGPLTPELKTELASLDLYESEQFVPRRDLINGTAGDSKLNWHNGPNDLPTTYGEPYFIAKDHGKKFLHTETGYKIIQPLTNEATEKNFTIGTVIMSQKLANESATTTTLPHHFALQMEDGQLILKVEGYESTAMLHGDVAFIPAGTKFSYHAAVPFTKFLYMNDGYEGLDHQLLENAMPWELPAYPPYAGFKAKA, encoded by the coding sequence ATGGGGTTTACACGATTTCTCATCTtcgcgctggccgccgccaccgcggAATCTACCTGCTCATCAACAGGCAAGAATCAGAGCATCATCGTCCACGAGGCTCCCCAGACTATCCGCCCCTATGTCATGCCCAAGTACAAGGGTCGTGCCGTCCTGCTGTCCAAGACGGAAGTGGTGCGATTTGCCATCACGGCAAACTCGAGCGACGGGGCCTTCTCCATGATCCAGCACAACGGAAAACTCACCGGCTACGCATCCGCGCGCTTCCACACGCATCGCCACGTCCACGAGCACGTGTACTGTGCCCGGGGAAGGGTCGAGCTCTGGGCCCAAAAGAACACGACCGACTCTATCCAAGAGGCGCGCGTGGCCACACTAGGAGACTACGGAAACTTGCCCATTGGCAGCATCCATACCTTTCAGCTCATCGACCCTGACACGCAATTGACGCACATTTTCCACCCGGCTGGCTTTGAGCATCTGTTTGACTTTTACAGCGTCGGGGACTTTGAATCGTTGGGCGTTGGTACGCCCTACGTTCCGCATATTGAGGACGAAGCGCCTTTCGGGCCGCTCACGCCCGAGTTGAAGACGGAGTTGGCTTCGTTGGACTTGTACGAGAGCGAGCAGTTTGTCCCGCGGAGGGATCTTATCAACGGAACGGCTGGCGATAGCAAACTGAACTGGCATAATGGTCCAAACGACCTGCCAACCACCTATGGCGAACCGTACTTTATCGCCAAAGATCACGGCAAAAAGTTTCTACATACGGAAACTGGATATAAGATTATTCAGCCCCTGACTAACGAGGCCACTGAGAAGAATTTCACTATTGGTACTGTCATCATGTCACAAAAGCTGGCCAACGAATCCGCCACAACGACCACTCTACCACACCATTTCGCCTTGCAGatggaagacggccagcTCATTCTGAAAGTGGAGGGATACGAAAGCACGGCGATGCTTCATGGAGACGTGGCGTTTATCCCTGCTGGAACCAAGTTCAGCTATCACGCTGCCGTCCCCTTCACCAAATTCCTGTATATGAATGACGGGTACGAAGGTCTAGACCATCAGCTCCTCGAGAACGCCATGCCTTGGGAATTACCTGCCTACCCGCCGTACGCTGGtttcaaggccaaggcataG
- the asaE_7 gene encoding MFS transporter asaE, protein MGSTASLTDKEGRNDSLLSLSDAERDELWTEKNPFFRPADRGSHAWLFLTASFMIEGLALGFPGAYGVFQAYYSTHEPFKNAAGLPAVATCATAYQGIMYLGMPFSMGIQRQYPRLSTWSPVVGVLIMCLSLIAASFSTKVPHLVLTQGVLFAIGSSLSYCPCVAYLNEWFDKRKGMAYGIMWAGTGLSGSILPFLLEFLLGRFGFRTTLRFCAAGLVALTLPLVYFIKPRIPPQLQKRHINPFNFRFALSQTFVLHMLANSVQALGFFLPSIYLPTYARSVLGSGEFPAAATVLLLNLASTVGCPSMGWLSDHLHVANCLFIATVGASLATFLIWGFTTSIPLLLTYCGFYGLFAGSYTSAWTGLMRQITTDNTISAKYRCEDIDPVMVMAVLAAGRGIGGVLSGPLSQALVEHMLWKGEAYAGYGSGYGPLILFTGVTAAVAGIVLPWRYMGWIR, encoded by the exons ATGGGCTCGACGGCATCGTTGACCGACAAGGAGGGTAGAAATGACAGTTTATTATCACTTTCTGACGCCGAGAGAGATGAGCTGTGGACGGAAAAGAATCCATTCTTTCGGCCTGCGGACCGAGGCTCTCACGCCTGGCTATTCCTGACTGCGTCGTTTATGATAGAAGGGTTGGCTCTGG GATTCCCCGGTGCCTATGGAGTGTTTCAAGCGTACTACAGCACACACGAACCGTTCAAAAATGCCGCCGGGCTCCCAGCGGTCGCCACATGTGCCACGGCAT ACCAGGGCATCATGTACTTGGGCATGCCCTTTTCCATGGGCATCCAGCGGCAATACCCTCGACTTAGCACATGGTCACCGGTAGTAGGTGTGCTCATCATGTGCCTCTCGCTCATCGCTGCCTCGTTTTCGACCAAGGTTCCTCATCTCGTCTTGACGCAGGGTGTGCTGTTCGCCATCGGCAGCTCTCTATCGTACTGCCCGTGCGTCGCCTACCTCAACGAGTGGTTTGACAAACGCAAGGGCATGGCCTACGGCATCATGTGGGCTGGTACCGGGCTCTCGGGCTCGATACTCCCGTTCCTTTTGGAATTCCTCCTGGGCAGGTTTGGCTTCCGGACGACGCTTCGTTTTTGCGCCGCGGGTCTCGTGGCCCTGACCCTGCCCTTGGTGTACTTTATCAAACCGCGGATCCCGCCTCAACTCCAAAAGAGGCACATCAACCCGTTCAACTTCCGGTTCGCCCTCAGCCAAACATTCGTGCTGCACATGCTGGCGAATAGTGTCCAGGCGTTGGGGTTTTTCCTTCCTAGCATATACCTACCGACGTATGCTCGATCGGTGCTTGGCTCTGGCGAGTTTCCAGCCGCGGCCACGGTATTGCTTCTCAACCTCGCATCGACCGTGGGATGTCCGAGTATGGGATGGCTATCAGACCACCTTCACGTCGCGAATTGCCTGTTCATCGCGACCGTTGGCGCGTCGTTGGCAACGTTCCTCATATGGGGATTCACAACGTCGATTCCGCTGCTGCTCACGTACTGCGGCTTCTATGGCTTATTCGCGGGATCGTACACGTCTGCCTGGACGGGCCTTATGCGGCAGATTACGACAGATAACACCATTTCTGCCAAGTACCGGTGCGAGGACATCGACCCCgtcatggtcatggccgTGCTTGCTGCTGGCAGGGGAATCGGAGGCGTCTTGTCCGGGCCACTGAGCCAGGCTCTGGTTGAGCACATGCTTTGGAAAGGCGAGGCGTATGCGGGCTATGGTAGCGGCTACGGGCCGTTGATCTTGTTCACTGGGGTTACGGCTGCGGTGGCTGGAATTGTGCTGCCATGGAGGTACATGGGATGGATCCGTTAG
- the inda1_0 gene encoding Amino-acid permease inda1: MSDLDAPTSVGSGEKPAFQSADADSKVVSGPQFAATFAEEDFWTRNGLNGKSFQKRHYGRGIVELDRAMKPRHLHMIAIGGSIGAGFFVGSGSALAKGGPASILICFSIVGFMVFNVVFALGELAVMYPISGGFYTYASRFIDPSFGFAVGWNYLFLWLVVLPLELTVCGLVIEYWDDKTSVAVWITIFLVAVIAINVFGSIGFAEEEFWASSIKLVSVVVFMIIALVLVLGGGPKDGRYNEYWGARYWYDPGAFKNGFRGFCAVFVTAAFSFTGTELVGLAAAETSNPVKSVPGAIKQVFWRVVLFYVLGLFFVGLLIPADDPRLLSSAAYTDVKASPWVLIGFYAKLRGLDHLMNAIILISVLSIGVSAVFGGSRTLTALAQQGYAPKIFTYIDRSGRPLFSVIALILTGPLAYVNLTSSGPIVFEWLQAISGLAVLFAWGGICVSHIRFRAAWTYHGHSVKEIPFQAAFGVWGSWIGLVLCVVVLAAQFFTALAPPGKDGLNTAEGFFKSYLAFPILIAFWAGGFVWKRTGWLRLDQIDVDTGRRELDWDQIRAYQAEIQTWPAWRRALHRVF, from the exons ATGTCCGACCTGGACGCACCCACATCCGTAGGAAGCGGCGAGAAGCCGGCCTTCCAGTCTGCTGATGCGGACAGCAAGGTCGTATCCGGGCCTCAGTTTGCGGCTACctttgccgaggaggacttTTGGACCAGGAACGGCCTCAATGGCAAGTCGTTCCAGAAGCGTCACTATGGAAGAGGCATAGTCGAGCTAGACCGGGCCATGAAACCTCGCCATCTACACATGATTGCTATCGGCGGTTCAATTGGCGCCGGCTTTTTTGTTGGCTCGGGCAGTGCTTTGGCCAAGGGC GGTCCCGCGTCTATCCTGATCTGCTTCTCCATCGTCGGTTTCATGGTCTTTAACGTTG TATTTGCTCTTGGAGAGCTGGCTGTCATGTATCCCATCTCGGGCGGCTTCTACACATATGCGAGTCGATTTATTGACCCCTCGTTTGGCTTTGCCGTCGGCTGGAACTATTTATTCCTCTGGTTGGTCGTGTTACCGCTCGAACTTACGGTCTGTGGTCTTGTCATAGAATACTGGGACGACAAAACTAGTGTTGCCGTTTGGATCACAATCTTCCTTGTTGCCGTTATTGCAATCAATGTTTTTGGCAGCATTGGCTTTGCCGAGGAAGAGTTTTGGGCCTCCTCCATTAAACTCGTTTCCGTCGTTGTATTCATGATCATCGCCcttgttcttgtccttggtggcGGCCCCAAGGACGGTAGATACAACGAATACTGGGGGGCAAGATATTGGTACGATCCTGGCGCTTTTAAAAACGGGTTTCGTGGCTTTTGCGCTGTGTTTGTCACTGCTGCGTTTTCGTTTACCGGCACCGAACTAGTTGGATTGGCTGCAGCAGAGACGTCTAACCCGGTGAAATCTGTTCCTGGTGCTATCAAGCAAGTCTTTTGGCGAGTTGTCTTGTTTTACGTCTTGGGTTTGTTCTTCGTTGGCCTGCTTATTCCGGCAGATGACCCTCGTCTGCTTTCCAGCGCGGCCTACACTGATGTCAAGGCGTCTCCGTGGGTTCTTATCGGTTTCTATGCTAAACTCCGTGGACTCGATCACCTCATGAATGCCATTATTCTGATATCGGTCCTCTCTATTGGTGTTTCTGCTGTGTTTGGCGGATCTCGCACCCTGACTGCCCTCGCTCAACAAGGCTATGCGCCCAAGATATTCACATACATCGATCGATCCGGGCGACCTCTGTTTTCCGTTATTGCACTTATTTTGACGGGTCCTTTGGCCTATGTCAATCTGACTTCGTCTGGTCCCATTGTATTCGAGTGGCTCCAAGCCATCTCAGGCTTAGCTGTGTTATTTGCATGGGGAGGCATCTGCGTGTCGCACATCCGTTTCCGAGCCGCCTGGACATACCACGGCCACTCCGTTAAAGAGATTCCATTTCAAGCAGCCTTTGGCGTGTGGGGGTCGTGGATAGGCTTGGTATTGTGTGTTGTGGTTCTCGCGGCCCAG TTCTTTACTGCTCTTGCGCCTCCCGGAAAAGATGGCCTCAACACTGCCGAAggcttcttcaagtcgtACTTGGCATTCCCTATTTTGATTGCTTTTTGGGCCGGAGGATTTGTCTGGAAACGCACGGGCTGGCTGCGCCTCGACCAGATTGATGTTGACACTGGCCGACGTGAACTCGATTGGGATCAAATTCGTGCTTATCAGGCCGAAATTCAGACCTGGCCAGCGTGGCGCCGGGCGCTTCACAGAGTTTTTTGA